Proteins from one Setaria italica strain Yugu1 chromosome V, Setaria_italica_v2.0, whole genome shotgun sequence genomic window:
- the LOC101763544 gene encoding probable 2-oxoglutarate-dependent dioxygenase At3g111800 translates to MADCMQEWPEPVVRVQALAESGLSAIPRCYVKPPCDRPVAPPPAAALEKEHFLDDVSIPVIDLGELLAAEGGGAGLGDVTEAVAAACREWGFFQVVNHGVRPELMRAVREAWRGFFRRPLAEKQRYGNSPRTYEGYGSRLGVQKGAVLDWGDYFFLHLAPEAAKSPAKFWPANPGNCKEVSEEYGREVVRLCELLMRVLSVSLGLDEAHFQRAFGGAACGATLRANYYPRCPQPDLTLGLSAHSDPGVLTVLLADEHVRGLQVRRGAGQWVTLQPVRDAFIVNVGDQVQILSNSTYKSVEHRVIVNAKQERISLALFFNPKGNIPISPAPELVTAADGPPLYPPMTFDEYRLFIRKKGAKGKAQIEALKGQAPPEN, encoded by the exons ATGGCGGACTGCATGCAGGAGTGGCCGGAGCCCGTCGTCCGCGTGCAGGCGCTCGCCGAGAGCGGCCTGTCCGCCATCCCGCGCTGCTATGTCAAGCCGCCGTGCGACCGccccgtggcgccgccgccggccgcagcccTGGAAAAGGAGCATTTTTTGGACGACGTCAGCATTCCGGTGATCGACCTCGGCGAGCTGCTGgcggcggaaggcggcggcgccggcctcggCGACGTCACCGAGGCCGTCGCGGCCGCCTGCAGGGAGTGGGGGTTCTTCCAGGTCGTCAACCACGGGGTGCGCCCCGAGCTGATGCGCGCGGTGCGGGAGGCATGGCGCGGCTTcttccgccgcccgctcgcggAGAAGCAGCGCTACGGCAACTCGCCGCGCACGTACGAGGGCTACGGCAGCCGGCTGGGGGTCCAGAAGGGCGCCGTCCTGGACTGGGGCGACTACTTCTTCCTCCACCTCGCGCCGGAGGCGGCCAAGAGCCCGGCCAAGTTCTGGCCGGCCAACCCCGGCAACTGCAA GGAGGTGTCGGAGGAGTACGGGCGCGAGGTGGTGCGGCTGTGCGAGCTGCTGATGCGGGTGCTGTCCGTGAGCCTGGGGCTGGACGAGGCGCACTTCCAGCGGGCGTTCGGCGGGGCGGCATGCGGCGCGACCCTGCGCGCCAACTACTACCCGCGGTGCCCGCAGCCGGACCTGACGCTGGGCCTCTCCGCGCACTCGGACCCCGGCGTCCTCACCGTGCTCCTCGCCGACGAGCACGTCCGCGGCCTGCAggtccgccgcggcgccggccagTGGGTCACGTTGCAGCCCGTCCGCGACGCCTTCATCGTCAACGTCGGCGACCAAGTCCAG ATACTGAGCAACTCGACGTACAAGAGCGTGGAGCACCGGGTGATCGTCAACGCCAAGCAGGAGCGCATCTCCCTCGCGCTCTTCTTCAACCCCAAGGGCAACATCCCCATCTccccggcgccggagctggTCACGGCCGCCGACGGGCCGCCGCTCTACCCGCCGATGACCTTCGACGAGTACAGGCTCTTCATCAGGAAGAAGGGCGCCAAGGGCAAGGCGCAGATCGAGGCTCTCAAGGGCCAGGCACCGCCCGAAAACTAG